One Trichoderma atroviride chromosome 7, complete sequence DNA segment encodes these proteins:
- a CDS encoding uncharacterized protein (EggNog:ENOG41~TransMembrane:7 (o12-31i43-60o72-96i116-137o157-175i187-211o217-242i)), protein MGRPLQTYDDIAIAELAFYVFALGGGIFLCVKHGFTKNAGFRSLVLLSLARIIGASFRLATISSPDNIDLYIGWMTLNGIGLAPLIGLAIGLLSRVFESIQQRKGSVIIRPQYQRFVELLMLLAIILLIVGGTQSNFTITDGKPKVDYSTISHAAEGILIAIAGLLALAIVIAILNHKYVGVGEHRIIFTVAVCFPFILVRLIYSCLLIYGGITSTAWLYLGLSSLMEMIVTLFSEVLGFSLDKKGPQPVPRNDEEGQAFSSK, encoded by the coding sequence ATGGGCCGTCCTCTCCAAACATACGAcgacatcgccatcgccgaaCTCGCATTCTACGTGTTCGCACTAGGAGGAGGCATCTTCCTCTGCGTCAAGCATGGCTTCACCAAAAACGCCGGCTTTCGATCCCTCGTgctcctctctctcgctcgaATCATCGGCGCCTCCTTTCGCCTGGCAACCATTTCATCGCCCGACAACATCGATCTTTACATTGGGTGGATGACGCTCAACGGCATTGGTCTTGCGCCTCTGATTGGGCTTGCCATTGGTCTCTTGTCTCGCGTTTTCGAGTCAATCCAGCAGCGAAAGGGGAGCGTCATCATCAGGCCTCAGTACCAGAGATTTGTTGAACTCCTCATGCTGCTTGCCATTATCCTCCTGATTGTCGGCGGTACGCAATCCAACTTCACAATCACCGACGGCAAGCCAAAGGTGGACTATTCCACCATCAGCCACGCCGCCGAGGGAATCTTGATTGCCATCGCGGGTCTCCTGGCccttgccattgtcattgccatcttgaacCACAAATATGTCGGTGTGGGCGAACatcgcatcatcttcaccgtGGCTGTTTGCTTCCCATTCATTCTCGTTCGCCTCATCTACTCCTGCCTCCTCATCTATGGCGGTATCACTTCCACTGCCTGGCTCTATCTGGGTCTGTCGTCTCTTATGGAGATGATTGTCACGCTGTTCTCGGAAGTTCTTGGGTTCAGCTTGGACAAAAAGGGGCCGCAGCCAGTTCCTAGAAACGACGAAGAGGGGCAAGCTTTTAGCAGTAAGTAG
- a CDS encoding uncharacterized protein (BUSCO:EOG092D37JC) — protein sequence MPLIILTGLPTSGKSTRAKQLHDYLTARIAGTKYRLHLVSDDSLSISRSVYDLSTVPVHARSANASEKNARAAIYGAVKRVLSDKDIVILDGLNYIKGWRYQLHCEAKAVRTPSCILQIGCSKERAQQVNEDRLKRDQAAVEQEGSEAPSDTTEAYAPANWENLVFRHEEPNPMTRWDSPLFTVIWEDDEEQVKRTFDSLWEAIAGEGRKIIKPNQATEPRGRDASGDYLYVLDRETQDIVKRILDQQGDDGGGEVKVPLGTGGKKDLVIELPAARKVGLPELQRHRRAFMGLNRGGIGLEKVTNMAADSLRESFVNYLNNTFESE from the exons ATGCCG CTCATCATTCTCACGGGTCTGCCTACGTCGGGCAAGTCGACGCGGGCGAAGCAACTACATGACTATCTCACCGCCCGCATAGCCGGAACAAAGTACCGGCTGCATCTGGTATCAGACGACTCTCTTTCGATATCCCGATCTGTATACGATCTCTCTACGGTGCCGGTGCACGCAAGATCAGCAAATGCGAGCGAAAAGAATGCCAGAGCAGCCATCTACGGAGCTGTCAAGAGAGTTCTGAGCGACAAGGACATTGTCATTCTGGATGGACTAAACTACATCAAAGGCTGGCGGTACCAGCTACACTGTGAAGCGAAAGCGGTCCGAACCCCGAGCTGCATTCTGCAGATTGGATGCTCCAAAGAGCGCGCACAGCAAGTCAACGAAGACAGGTTAAAACGAGACCAGGCTGCTGTCGAGCAAGAGGGAAGCGAGGCACCAAGCGACACCACAGAGGCATATGCGCCAGCAAACTGGGAGAATCTAGTCTTCCGCCACGAAGAGCCCAATCCCATGACTCGCTGGGACAGCCCTCTGTTTACAGTAATATgggaagacgacgaggaacaAGTAAAGAGAACGTTTGATTCTCTCTGGGAGGCGATTGCTGGAGAAGGCCGCAAGATTATCAAGCCAAACCAGGCCACAGAGCCACGCGGGCGCGATGCGAGTGGCGATTACTTATACGTGCTAGATCGTGAAACACAAGACATTGTGAAGCGAATCTTGGATCAGCAAGgcgacgatggcggcggagaggTCAAAGTGCCCCTTGGCACCGGTGGCAAGAAGGATCTTGTTATTGAGCTGCCGGCGGCGAGAAAGGTTGGCTTGCCAGAGCTGCAGAGACATCGCAGGGCCTTTATGGGGCTGAACAGAGGGGGGATTGGGCTGGAGAAGGTGACGAACATGGCTGCCGATTCGCTACGGGAGTCGTTTGTCAACTATCTCAATAATACATTTGAAAGCGAGTAG
- a CDS encoding uncharacterized protein (EggNog:ENOG41), whose product MSIPMTQLGSRAFHHEENPDVEREYDHLRDMARAEAQKRGDCFERSKRAYEDGDGARAKELSNQGKAHGAKVDEYNRQASEYIFRENNAPGRVDADSIDLHGQFVEEAERILEQRIRADQARGQTHLHAIVGKGNHSANHLQKLKPKVEELCRELGLSYSTEDNAGRIYINLQGGEPIPPQHGGYGGGNQDQGYQPHHGQQQGGQHRPPQQQHHQQQQQQQQEDDYDEGLLPLLLRKLEKACCTVM is encoded by the exons ATGTCGATTCCTATGACGCAATTGGGCAGTCGCG CCTTCCATCATGAGGAGAACCCCGACGTTGAGCGCGAGTACGACCATCTTCGCGACATGGCCCGCGCCGAAGCCCAGAAGCGTGGCGATTGCTTCGAACGT TCGAAGCGCGCGtacgaagatggcgacggcgcCAGAGCAAAGGAATTATCCAACCAGGGCAAGGCTCACGGTGCCAAAGTGGACGAGTACAACCGCCAGGCGTCCGAGTACATCTTCCGCGAGAACAACGCCCCTGGCCGTGTCGACGCCGATAGCATCGACCTCCACGGCCAATTCGTCGAAGAGGCGGAGCGCATTCTCGAACAGCGCATCCGCGCGGATCAGGCTCGAGGCCAGACGCACTTGCACGCCATTGTCGGCAAGGGCAACCACTCGGCCAACCACCTTCAGAAGCTCAAGCCCAAGGTGGAGGAGCTCTGCCGCGAGCTGGGCCTCAGTTATAGCACAGAGGATAATGCTGGGCGGATATACATCAATCTCCAGGGCGGAGAGCCAATTCCGCCGCAGCATGGCGGATATGGCGGCGGCAATCAAGACCAGGGATACCAGCCGCATCACGGACAGCAGCAGGGTGGCCAGCACCGGCCTCCCCAGCAACAAcatcaccagcagcagcagcagcaacagcaggaGGACGATTACGACGAGggccttcttccacttctcCTGCGCAAGTTGGAAAAGGCTTGCTGTACGGTTATGTAA